A window of the Oncorhynchus mykiss isolate Arlee chromosome 15, USDA_OmykA_1.1, whole genome shotgun sequence genome harbors these coding sequences:
- the LOC110489924 gene encoding mucin-5AC isoform X1, translating to MPAPKRQQTSQDPQTKRRKLDQNEVAMPSNKMTPASATSSKPHREGPSQRRNKKKSPAQRKDRNKPSKSGRHSSKTRSAQKATTRTKSNPPVKNAKLPKATSTSSNNPNSKGTLKRPAKISKTASTESDEELIRTRKPDCIRKYSNGDRGKRKGAQTNPNEAALPSDPVQMDHNYGIPPASRGSHSECDQSQTKGVAESTRSPESQRDVKMGTQASSMKASDPVPGQPEQVNQSSETQEMQGNSVTTPTDEVNESVETKPDTQIMSPAMLASSEKASDPILEQLNQSSEMQGDSGTTPTNEVNESVETKSDTQIMFPPAILASSEKASDPIPEQLNQSSETQEMQGDYVTISTDEVNESVETKPDTQIMSPPAILASSEKASDPIHEQLNQSSETQEMQGDYVTTPTDEVTESVETKPDTQIMSPPAILASSEKASDPIPEQLNQSRKMQGDSVTTPTDEVNESVETKPDTQIMSPLAILASSEKASEPIPEQLNQSRKMQGDSVTTPTDEVTESVETKPDTQIMSPPAILASSEKASDPIPEQLNQSRKMQGDSVTTPTDEVNESVEAKPDTQVMSPPAILASSEKASDPIHEQLNQSSEMQVVQEGSGTTPTVQVNESVESKLDACIKCADPVSEHRTKMQENATTTPAGLVKERLETKVNAEILSPPAKGLVAYSSSSDSESESEENERKAVEESRDVTMETQVSSEKVTDPVHEQVKQSCTSQQIQEDSMTTSTYEVSEGPMTAPSESVDTKLDTNIKYPSIEAFSEDASDPVPEQVNQICIEIEDMQKNSMTTSPDEVVEHLDTKDAKIDIPPPLEASFEETHTVEVSESAGTTLDAHIKGPHPATVHVMQSTEMREDSAPTPADQVSESLDTKLDIEVKSPPPVEVASEETSDNVSEQVKQSAERQEVQEDTMTIPTDKPLESLETMSGAKIKSPPLEALFSALKESSLCKHPLSDTMRSNVKEFLEVEDSLEIMNTDCDFGVTESIECTLDLETPIIVEDMEIGHCVVEVVGENGEDVDMDSDLEIIDNSKEVPEKTVQLTKGSEDECRLDNSEAGTERKGTHSSNQDSTNSVKKEVAKKTQCSPEKPKKQQMNPQARTKARLAALAEQKAAASKKASRQLNLLALCEEIADDIATDTMLLKTEEEDEQVVTVEAEPSKEPECPQPFTQTETVPIPPTPAGPKEPSTPVAPVAAVSAPAKPPAPETPQRRFFISQVTVPLKIHEKKKLTRFQRLRQVELQREKNMSWTMVKKLKSDQANQKMFPETEAKPAPPLLSTPAVAAPIPVTTTPSPPSASPAAPTVAAPCPTPAAASPAVTPKLEPPKVEPPKVTPSKGPTLRKRTLPAVPPPMPNGLKAQKAKPVAEYKPYKARPKYSFDDFQLDDEPKPTVQKAVLPTVQRAALRPTSTTIPRAAVTLTTAAKHEDSKTTGQKTAVPTMQKPGVPTGQKTAVPTMQKPGVPTGQKTAVPTGQNTAVPTGQNTALPTGQKTAVPTGQKKAVPTGQKTAVPTGQKTAVPTGQKTAVPTGQKTAVPTGQKTAVPTMQKTAVPTGQKTAVPTGQKTAVPTGQKTAVPTGQKTAVPTGQKTAVPTGQKTAVPTGQKTAVPTMQKTAVPTSQKTAVPTSQKTAVPTSQKTAVPTSQKTAVPTAQIPAVPTAQKPAVPTAQKPAVPTAQKPAVPTAQKPAVPTAQKIVVPNTQKTAPTVQKAVVTNPTVQKAVETPTLMPGNGKHEDSKLTVQKAEVLKPTVQKETSVPTLTPQTEQKAEASPTPKTAKDKDSIAPVSSPPFEETPRDSVDKDQCEEKPAESVSFLVAEIKPASPEVKTEGTTTTESSDSVVVQSADNSSPLSDACLQKEIKKLKEADKDDNQTTTDAGQKHFGAVTCGVCGMLYSAANPEDESQHLHFHNQFISAVRYVGWKKERILGEYPDGKIILVLPDDPKYALKKVEEIREMVDNDLGFQQVETKCPSQTKTFLFISNDKKVAGCLIAEHIQEGYRVIEEAVPEGSEGEKVMFERQRAWCCSTDPEPALCGISRIWVFSMMRRTGIASRMIECLRNNFIYGSYLSKEEIAFSDPTPDGKLFATHYCGTSQFLVYNFVSGTRSDQPSLSVV from the exons ATGCCTGCCCCTAAAAGACAACAGACTTCTCAGGATCCTCAAACTAAGAGAAGAAAGTTGGATCAGAATGAAGTGGCCATGCCATCTAACAAAATGACACCAGCCTCTGCAACATCAAGCAAGCCCCATAGAGAAGGACCTTCACAGAGAAGGAATAAGAAAAAGTCCCCAGCACAACGAAAAGACAGAAATAAACCATCAAAGTCCGGCCGTCATTCCTCCAAGACAAGATCAGCCCAAAAGGCCACCACAAGGACCAAGTCCAATCCCCCTGTCAAGAATGCTAAGCTGCCGAAAGCCACAAGTACCTCATCAAATAATCCCAACTCTAAAGGAACCCTAAAAAGACCAGCCAAGATCTCAAAAACAGCTTCCACAGAGTCAGATGAGGAGCTTATCAGAACTCGCAAACCCGATTGCATCAGAAAATACTCTAATGGGGATAGAGGTAAGCGTAAAGGGGCACAGACTAACCCAAATGAAGCAGCCTTACCCTCAGACCCTGTGCAAATGGATCACAATTATGGTATACCCCCTGCATCTCGTGGTAGTCATTCTGAATGTGATCAAAGTCAAACGAAGGGAGTCGCAGAGTCCACCAGAAgcccagagagccagagagatgtAAAGATGGGAACTCAAGCATCTTCAATGAAGGCTTCAGATCCTGTACCTGGACAACCTGAGCAGGTGAACCAGAGCAGTGAGACACAGGAGATGCAGGGAAATTCTGTGACTACTCCTACAGATGAAGTTAATGAGAGTGTAGAGACCAAGCCTGACACACAAATAATGTCTCCCGCTATGTTAGCATCCTCTGAGAAAGCTTCAGACCCCATCCTTGAGCAGTTGAACCAGAGCAGTGAGATGCAGGGAGATTCTGGGACTACTCCTACAAATGAAGTTAATGAGAGTGTAGAGACCAAGTCTGACACACAAATAATGTTTCCTCCCGCTATATTAGCATCCTCTGAGAAAGCTTCAGACCCCATCCCTGAGCAGTTGAACCAGAGCAGTGAGACACAGGAGATGCAGGGAGATTATGTGACTATTTCTACAGATGAAGTTAATGAGAGTGTAGAGACCAAGCCTGACACACAAATAATGTCTCCTCCCGCTATATTAGCATCCTCTGAGAAAGCTTCAGACCCCATCCATGAGCAGTTGAACCAGAGCAGTGAGACACAGGAGATGCAGGGAGATTATGTGACTACTCCTACAGATGAAGTTACTGAGAGTGTAGAGACCAAGCCTGACACACAAATAATGTCTCCTCCCGCTATATTAGCATCCTCTGAGAAAGCTTCAGACCCCATCCCAGAGCAGTTGAACCAGAGCAGGAAGATGCAGGGAGATTCTGTGACTACTCCTACAGATGAAGTTAATGAGAGTGTAGAGACCAAGCCTGACACACAAATAATGTCTCCTCTCGCTATATTAGCATCTTCTGAGAAAGCTTCAGAACCCATCCCTGAGCAGTTGAACCAGAGCAGGAAGATGCAGGGAGATTCTGTGACAACTCCTACAGATGAAGTTACTGAGAGTGTAGAGACCAAGCCTGACACACAAATAATGTCTCCTCCCGCTATATTAGCATCCTCTGAGAAAGCTTCAGACCCCATCCCTGAGCAGTTGAACCAGAGCAGGAAGATGCAGGGAGATTCTGTGACTACTCCTACAGATGAAGTTAATGAGAGTGTAGAGGCCAAGCCTGACACACAAGTAATGTCTCCTCCCGCTATATTAGCATCTTCTGAGAAAGCTTCAGACCCCATCCATGAGCAGTTGAACCAGAGCAGTGAGATGCAGGTTGTTCAGGAAGGTTCTGGGACCACCCCTACAGTTCAAGTTAATGAGAGTGTAGAGAGCAAGCTTGATGCATGTATCAAGTGTGCAGACCCTGTATCTGAACATAGAACCAAGATGCAGGAAAATGCGACGACCACCCCTGCAGGTCTTGTTAAGGAACGTCTAGAGACTAAGGTCAATGCGGAAATATTATCTCCTCCAGCTAAAGGCCTAGTAGCATATAGCAGCAGTAGTGATTCCGAAAGTGAAAGTGAGGAAAATGAAAGGAAGGCAGTCGAAGAGTCAAGAGATGTGACAATGGAAACTCAAGTATCTTCAGAGAAGGTTACAGACCCTGTACATGAACAGGTGAAGCAGAGCTGTACGAGCCAGCAGATACAGGAAGATTCCATGACCACCTCTACATATGAAGTTAGTGAAGGTCCCATGACCGCCCCTAGTGAGAGTGTAGACACCAAGCTTGATACAAATATAAAGTATCCCTCTATAGAAGCGTTTTCAGAGGACGCTTCAGACCCTGTCCCTGAACAGGTTAATCAGATATGCATCGAAATAGAGGATATGCAGAAAAATTCCATGACCACCTCTCCAGATGAAGTAGTTGAACATTTAGATACCAAGGATGCAAAAATAGATATCCCTCCACCTCTAGAAGCGTCCTTTGAGGAGacccatacagttgaagtcagtgaGAGTGCAGGGACCACGCTTGATGCACATATAAAGGGTCCACACCCTGCAACTGTACATGTGATGCAGAGCACTGAGATGCGGGAAGATTCTGCGCCCACCCCTGCAGATCAAGTTAGTGAGAGTTTAGACACCAAGCTTGATATCGAAGTAAAATCTCCTCCGCCGGTGGAAGTAGCCTCAGAAGAGACTTCGGACAATGTCTCAGAACAGGTGAAGCAGAGCGCTGAGAGACAGGAGGTCCAGGAAGATACCATGACCATCCCTACAGATAAACCTCTGGAAAGTTTAGAGACAATGTCGGGTGCTAAGATAAAGTCTCCACCCCTAGAAGCACTTTTCAGCGCTCTGAAGGAGTCCAGTCTTTGCAAACACCCCCTGTCTGACACAATGCGCTCAAATGTCAAAGAGTTTCTGGAAGTAGAGGATTCCTTAGAAATCATGAATACAGACTGTGACTTTGGTGTGACGGAGAGCATTGAGTGTACCTTAGACCTGGAGACCCCGATTATTGTTGAGGATATGGAGATCGGTcactgtgttgtggaggtggTGGGAGAGAATGGGGAAGATGTGGATATGGATAGTGATCTGGAAATCATAGACAACTCTAAGGAGGTGCCAGAGAAGACAGTCCAGCTAACCAAAGGGTCTGAAGATGAGTGCCGTCTAGATAACAGTGAAGCTGGTACTGAAAGGAAAGGCACACATTCCTCTAACCAAGACAGCACAAATAGTGTCAAGAAGGAAGTTGCCAAAAAGACACAGTGTAGCCCGGAAAAACCTAAGAAACAGCAGATGAACCCTCAGGCCCGGACTAAAGCCCGACTAGCGGCGCTAGCTGAGCAAAAGGCCGCCGCCTCCAAAAAAGCGAGCAGGCAGCTCAACCTCCTTGCCTTATGTGAGGAAATAGCGGACGATATCGCCACGGACACCATGCTATTAAAgacggaggaagaggatgagCAGGTTGTAACGGTTGAAGCTGAACCCAGCAAGGAGCCAGAATGCCCACAGCCTTTCACACAGACTGAGACTGTCCCTATCCCTCCAACTCCTGCCGGGCCCAAGGAGCCCTCTACCCCAGTAGCACCCGTTGCTGCAGTTTCTGCTCCAGCCAAGCCCCCAGCTCCAGAGACACCACAGAGGCGCTTCTTCATCAGCCAAGTGACGGTGCCCCTCAAAATCCACGAGAAGAAGAAGCTTACCAGGTTCCAGAGGCTGCGGCAGGTGGAGCTGCAGCGAGAGAAGAATATGTCCTGGACCATGGTGAAGAAGCTCAAGTCCGATCAGGCCAATCAGAAGATGTTTCCGGAGACAGAGGCTAAACCTGCCCCCCCATTACTGTCCACTCCAGCAGTAGCAGCACCCATCCCAGTGACCACAACACCCTCACCCCCCTCAGCCAGTCCAGCAGCACCCACAGTAGCTGCACCCTGTCCTACCCCAGCCGCAGCCAGCCCAGCAGTAACCCCTAAGCTTGAGCCCCCCAAAGTTGAGCCCCCCAAAGTGACCCCAAGTAAGGGACCCACCCTTAGAAAGAGGACACTTCCAGCAGTACCCCCACCGATGCCCAACGGGCTGAAAGCTCAGAAGGCCAAGCCTGTGGCGGAGTATAAGCCTTACAAAGCCAGGCCCAAGTACTCTTTTGATGACTTTCAACTGGATGACGAGCCGAAACCCACAGTGCAGAAGGCAGTATTACCGACCGTGCAGAGGGCAGCATTGAGACCTACATCTACCACCATTCCGAGGGCAGCAGTGACACTTACGACAGCGGCCAAACATGAG GACTCAAAAACTACCGGCCAGAAGACAGCAGTGCCTACCATGCAGAAGCCAGGGGTACCTACCGGCCAGAAGACCGCAGTACCTACCATGCAGAAGCCAGGAGTACCTACCGGCCAGAAGACGGCGGTACCTACCGGCCAGAATACGGCGGTACCTACCGGCCAGAATACGGCGTTACCTACCGGCCAGAAGACAGCAGTACCTACCGGCCAGAAGAAGGCGGTACCTACCGGCCAGAAGACGGCGGTACCTACCGGCCAGAAGACGGCGGTACCTACCGGCCAGAAGACGGCGGTACCTACCGGCCAGAAGACGGCGGTACCTACCGGCCAGAAGACGGCGGTACCTACCATGCAGAAGACGGCGGTACCTACCGGCCAGAAGACGGCGGTACCTACCGGCCAGAAGACGGCGGTACCTACCGGCCAGAAGACGGCGGTACCTACCGGCCAGAAGACGGCGGTACCTACCGGCCAGAAGACGGCGGTACCTACCGGCCAGAAGACGGCGGTACCTACCGGCCAGAAGACGGCGGTACCTACCATGCAGAAGACGGCGGTACCTACCAGCCAGAAGACGGCGGTACCTACCAGCCAGAAGACGGCGGTACCTACCAGCCAGAAGACGGCGGTACCTACCAGCCAGAAGACGGCGGTACCTACCGCGCAGATCCCGGCAGTACCCACCGCGCAGAAGCCGGCAGTACCCACCGCGCAGAAACCGGCAGTACCCACCGCGCAGAAGCCGGCAGTACCCACCGCGCAGAAGCCGGCAGTACCCACCGCGCAAAAAATAGTTGTACCTAACACTCAGAAGACCGCACCAACTGTGCAGAAGGCAGTTGTGACAAATCCAACAGTGCAGAAGGCAGTAGAGACACCGACCCTTATGCCCGGAAATGGCAAACATGAG GACTCCAAACTCACTGTACAGAAGGCAGAAGTGCTTAAACCCACTGTCCAAAAGGAAACCTCGGTACCTACACTTACCCCTCAAACTGAGCAGAAAGCGGAAGCATCACCTACGCCCAAAACTGCCAAAGATAAG GATTCCATAGCACCAGTGTCTTCCCCTCCCTTTGAAGAGACCCCACGAGATTCTGTTGACAAGGATCAGTGTGAAGAAAAGCCTGCTG AATCTGTCTCTTTCTTAGTTGCTGAGATTAAACCGGCATCCCCAGAGGTCAAGAcagagggcacgacaacaacGGAGTCCTCTGATTC TGTGGTCGTGCAATCAGCAGATAATAGCAGTCCCCTCTCTGACGCATGTCTGCAGAAAGAGATAAAAAAACTAAAGGAGGCCGACAAAGATGACAATCAAACCACCACT GATGCAGGGCAGAAGCACTTTGGAGCGGTGACCTGCGGTGTGTGTGGGATGCTGTATTCCGCTGCCAACCCGGAGGATGAGTCCCAGCACCTGCACTTCCACAACCAGTTCATCAGTGCTGTCAGATATGTG gggtggaagaaggagaggattCTGGGAGAGTACCCCGATGGCAAGATCATCCTTGTCCTTCCAGATGACCCCAAATATGCACTGAAGAAG GTTGAGGAGATCAGAGAGATGGTGGACAATGACCTGGGCTTCCAGCAGGTGGAGACCAAGTGTCCCTCCCAGACCAAAACTTTCCTGTTCATCTCCAATGACAAGAAGGTGGCTGGGTGCCTGATCGCTGAGCACATTCAAGAG